The Bradyrhizobium sp. LLZ17 genomic sequence GCTTTCGACACGTCGCATTGCAATGTAGATCTGGAGCCCTCACCGATCGAGCCATCGTGGATCATTGAAGGCAATCCGGAAGCTCGCTCGCGGCGTCTGTCGACGAGCGGGTGCAAGACTGCTTGGACCGTGATCTGGTCGTGCACCGAGGGCCGGTTCAACTGGCACTATGATTTTGACGAAACCATCATGATCCTGGAAGGATCGGTTGTGCTCGAAAGCGAAGGCATGCAGCCGAAACGCTACGGCGTCGGAGACGTCGTCTTCTTCCGCAGCGGTGCCAGCGTCAAATGGTATGTCGACGGTTATGTGAAGAAGGTCGCCTTCTGCCGCCTGACAAATGTGCCGGGGCTCGGCTATGCCATCCGCGCGCTCAACAAGTTCAGGT encodes the following:
- a CDS encoding cupin domain-containing protein; amino-acid sequence: MPLMAFDTSHCNVDLEPSPIEPSWIIEGNPEARSRRLSTSGCKTAWTVIWSCTEGRFNWHYDFDETIMILEGSVVLESEGMQPKRYGVGDVVFFRSGASVKWYVDGYVKKVAFCRLTNVPGLGYAIRALNKFRSVIRRSNPAPGPRAALF